GTGGGAGGGGACGGGCGCGGGCCGGCGCAACCGCATGGTTTCGGAGGGGCCGCTGAAGCTGCAGGCCCATGGCAGCCCGGTTCAATTCCGGAACATCTGGATCCGGCGGCTGCCGTACCAACCCTGAACAGATCTGGTCCGAGCGCCTTGATTTCGTTTGCGTGTTGAGCCGGGATAAACGGGGGAGCTTGACAGCCCCCCCGGTAAGGAACTCGAACTCGAACTAGACCTTGGGTTCCCAGCCCTTGGCGTATTCCTTGGACCAGTAGCCCTTGGCCTCATCGTCGCCCAGGATATGGCCGTTGCTGGAGTCGCACTTGAGGTTCCGGCCCGTGCGGTGAGCGATGTTGCCCAGGTGGCACATGAGAGTGCTCTTGTGTGCCTCGAGGATCTCGGCGTTGCAGATCGTGGGATCGTCGTTGCGGATCGCCGCCAGGAAGTTCTGGGCGTGGGGGAGGTCTCCGTAGGTGTCTTCCCCTTTCTTCGCGACCAGATTGTCGCCCTTGTCGTAGAGGGCGTAGGACCCTTTTGTGCCCAGGTCCAGAGCGCCCCGGTCGCCATAGAAGGTGATGAAGCCGGGGCTGTGGCGGTTGTTGCTCAAGCCGGCCCAGGAGATGGAGCGCTTGCCTTCAAATTCGTAGCAGACGGTGTGGGTGTCCGGAGTCTCCTGGTCGTCGTCGAAGAGATAGCGGCCACCGCTGGAGGTCACCTTGATCGGGTAGTCGACGCCCATTCCCCACCGGCACAGGTCCAGGGTGTGGACTCCATTGTTGCCCAGTTCGCCATTGCCCCAATGCCAATGCCAGTGCCAGTTGTAGTGGATCAGGTTGTCCTTGTAGGGAACCCGGGTGGCCGGTCCCTGCCACAGTTCGTAGTCCAGGTGGGCGGGGACAGGGGTTTGTTTGCCCCGGCCCAGGGTGCCCCGGCCGCTGTTGTACCAGGTGCGGACCATGTAGACGCGGCCGATGGCCCCTTCCCGCAGTTGTTGAACAGCCTCGCGTGTGCCCGGCGAGCTTCGCCGCTGGGTGCCCATCTGGACCGCCCGGTTGTACTTGCGGGCGGCGGCGACCATGAGCTCGCCCTCGCGGGGGGTGTGGCTGCACGGTTTCTCCACGTATGCGTGCTTGCCGGCGGAACAGGCCAGGATGGTGGCCGGGGCGTGCCAGTGGTTGGGCCCGGAGTTGAGGAGGGCGTCCACCTCGGAATCGTCCAGGATCCGCCTGAAGTCTCCGACCTTCTGAGGCGCCCTTCCGGTCTGCTGCTCGACCGTGTGGGCCACCTTGTCCAGACGGAGCGAATCGACGTCGCAGACGTACTTGATGTGAACGTTGGGCTGTTGTCCGAAGCTCTCGGCCAGACGCCTGCCCCGGCTCATCCCCATGATTCCGACGACGACCCGGGTGTTGGGCGAATCGTACTTGATGTTGCTCCTGGCAGAGACCGATAGTCCGGAGGCGGCTACCCCGATGGCGGCGCTGCCCAGAAAACGTCTCCGGTCGATGGATTCAGACATTGTGGCTCCTCCTTGCGAATTACGATGATTCACCATTATCGCCGGGGGGTGTGTCTCGATCAACCCGCGGCATGGCTCACAGGCTGATTTTCGCCAAGCCCAGGAGGGCGATGACGATGGTGGCCGCCAGGCCGAGTGAAAAGGCTTTGGTCCCACCCGTCCTGAAGGTCTGCAGGTCGGTCATCAGTCCCACTCCGGCCATGGCCCCGGTAATGATCCAGCGGCCCGAACTGCCCAGCAGCAGCGCCAGATCCACCCGATAGTCCCCTGGGCCCAGGATGAATCGATCGGTCAGGTGGAGGGTGACTTCCGGGAAGAACCCCAGGGTCCGAAGCAGCGCCATGCCCAGGAAAAGGAGGACGAAGCCAGGCAGGAGTTTCCCGTAGTGGACGGTCCGCCGGGGAAACGAGGCCACTCTCCGCCGCCTGCGGGCATAGAGGGCTCCGATGACGAAGACGGCGGGGCCCAGAACGGAGATCCGCGTGAGCTTGACGATGGTGGAGAGCTCGCCGGCCAACTGTCCGTTGAGCTGGTGGGCGAAACCGGCGGCCAGCACCTGCGGCGTGGCGTGGATGGAGAGGCCGCACCAGATGCCGTAGCCGGAGGCGGTCAGCTCCAGGAGCGCGCCCAGGAGTGGAAACAGGAGCATGGCCACGACGCCCATGAGGTTGACGGTGGCGATGGACAACGCCACTTCCCGTTCGTCCCCGTCTACGACCGGCGCCGTGGCCACGATGGCGGAACTGCCGCAGATGGCCGTCCCCACCCCGATGAGCAGGGAGATCTTTTCCCCCATTCCCAGCAGGCGTCCCAGAAGCCAGGTGCTGGCCACGACGCCAGCGATGATGACCAGAATCGCCAGCAGCACGTCCAGGCTCACCTGAAGCATGGTGTAGAAATCCAACCGGGCGCCCAGCAGGATGATTCCCACGGGAAGCAGCTTCCTGACCACCAGGTTCACACCCGGTTTCAATCCCGCGGAAGACCGAAACAGATTCCGCAGGGCCATTCCCAAGAGCAGCGCCAGCAGGACTTCGCTGACGGGATGAATTCCGCCGCTGGTGGTGAAGGGGGGGTAGGGCAGGTGGTTCAACCAGGCCGCGAGTCCGGTCAGCACGACGCAGACCAGCAGGCCCGGCCACCGTGAGACTCTCTTGGAAACCGCCAGTTTCCTGCGGAACTGCCGTTCGAACTTCCGCTCGGACCGGCTCAGGCCGGACTTCCAGGTCAAAGCAGCAGGCTCTCGTCGTAGTCCCGTTCCTCCTTGAAATACTCTTCCACGCTGAAGTAGCGGGACCCCGTATCCGGGAGGACGGTGACCACGTTCTGGTCCGGGGACAGTCGCTTGGCGACCTGCCGGGCCGCCAGAACGGCGGCGCCGGAGGAGACACCGACCAGGAGCGACTCTTCCCGGGCAAGCCGGCGCGCCATGCGAAAGGCGTCCTTGTCGTCGACCGGGATCACCTCGTCGATCACCTCCCGGTTCAGCACCGGAGGAACGAACCCGGCGCCGATCCCCTCGATGGCGTGCAATCCCGGCGGGCCGCCGCTGAGGACGGCCGAGCCGGCCGGCTCGACGCCGACGATCCGGATGCCGGGGACGCGTTCCTTCAGGAACTCTCCGACTCCCGTGATCGTTCCTCCGGTTCCGACGCCCACCACGAGGGCAGCGGCGTTCCCGCCGGTCGCCTCCAAAATCTCGGGTCCGGTGGTTTCCCGGTGCACCTGGGGGTTGGCCGGATTCTCGAACTGGCGCATCTCGATCCAGCCCGGACTCCGCTCCACCAACCGGCGCGCACGCCGAACTGCGCCGGGGATGTCCTCTTTGCCGGGAGTCAGCACCACCTCGGCCCCGTAACGGATGGCCAGGGAGCGCCTTTCGAAGCTCATGGTCTCCGGCATGGTGAGGATCAGGCGGTACCCGCGCTCCGCGCAGATCATGGCCAGTCCGATGCCGGTGTTTCCGCTGGTGGCCTCCACGATCCCCATTCCGGGCCGAAGCCGTCCTTCAGCCTCTGCGGCATCGATCATGCTCCGGGCGATCCGGTCCTTCACGCTGCCCCCGGGGTTCAGGTACTCGAGCTTGGCCAGGATCGCCGCCCGCCCGCTTGGGCCCAGCCGGTCCAAACGCACCACGGGCGTCTTGCCGATCAGGTCGGCGACTTGAGTGTGGACGAAAGGATCCATCTCGTTTCCCTGGAGAATCGCGGGCAAGTGCGCGGCCCGTCGCCGGGATCAATGTCGTTCACGGAGAGCCCCCCAAGGAACTCCGGCCCCCGGTGGATTCGTGTCACTGTCCAAGGTAACGTATGTCGCGGCCAAAGAGGAGCCGGTCCTCCATGCCGGCTACATCGGAACTCGGGAGCAACGTATGAAGGATCACTCGATCATCGACTACCGAGACTGCGACCGGCAGATCTGGGAAGAGGAACTGAGCGAATTCGTTCCCGACCGGATTCTTGACGCGCACATCCATTTCTATTGGGCTTCCGATTTTCCCGTCCCGCCCCCGCAGGGGACGCGGACCGATGCGGGGCTGGCCACCCTGAACGACTGGGCCCGGGTCTTCTATCCCGGCCGGCGAATGCAGTACCTGATTCTGGGCATGCCGGTCGTGGGCATTGACGTCGGCCGGCACGTGGAGACGGTCCGGCGGGAGATCGAAGGCGTCCCCGGCCTCCGCTACCATCGGCTCGTCACGCCCTCCTGCCGCATCCGGGACATCGAGCGGGACCTCCGGCATCCTCAGTTCACCGGCCTGAAACCGTACCGGACGTTTTCGGTGACCGGGGACATCGCCCAATGCCGGATCCACGAATTCCTGCCCCATGAACAGATGGAGCTGGCGGACCATTACGGGCTTTGGGTCACCATGCACCTCTCGAGGTTTCACGGCTGTGCGGACGAGTGGAACCTGGACGACCTGACCGAATTCACCACCAAGCGGTACCCCGGGATCAAGTGGTTGCTGGCCCACTGCGCCCGGAGCTTCACCTACTGGCCCATTCGGCAGGCGGTGGAAAGGTTGCGGGATCTGCCCAACATCCACTACGACACCTCGGCAGTGACCGATGTTCGCCCCTACATCACTCTGCTGACGAAAGAAAA
Above is a window of Acidobacteriota bacterium DNA encoding:
- a CDS encoding Gfo/Idh/MocA family oxidoreductase, with the protein product MSESIDRRRFLGSAAIGVAASGLSVSARSNIKYDSPNTRVVVGIMGMSRGRRLAESFGQQPNVHIKYVCDVDSLRLDKVAHTVEQQTGRAPQKVGDFRRILDDSEVDALLNSGPNHWHAPATILACSAGKHAYVEKPCSHTPREGELMVAAARKYNRAVQMGTQRRSSPGTREAVQQLREGAIGRVYMVRTWYNSGRGTLGRGKQTPVPAHLDYELWQGPATRVPYKDNLIHYNWHWHWHWGNGELGNNGVHTLDLCRWGMGVDYPIKVTSSGGRYLFDDDQETPDTHTVCYEFEGKRSISWAGLSNNRHSPGFITFYGDRGALDLGTKGSYALYDKGDNLVAKKGEDTYGDLPHAQNFLAAIRNDDPTICNAEILEAHKSTLMCHLGNIAHRTGRNLKCDSSNGHILGDDEAKGYWSKEYAKGWEPKV
- a CDS encoding putative sulfate exporter family transporter, with translation MTWKSGLSRSERKFERQFRRKLAVSKRVSRWPGLLVCVVLTGLAAWLNHLPYPPFTTSGGIHPVSEVLLALLLGMALRNLFRSSAGLKPGVNLVVRKLLPVGIILLGARLDFYTMLQVSLDVLLAILVIIAGVVASTWLLGRLLGMGEKISLLIGVGTAICGSSAIVATAPVVDGDEREVALSIATVNLMGVVAMLLFPLLGALLELTASGYGIWCGLSIHATPQVLAAGFAHQLNGQLAGELSTIVKLTRISVLGPAVFVIGALYARRRRRVASFPRRTVHYGKLLPGFVLLFLGMALLRTLGFFPEVTLHLTDRFILGPGDYRVDLALLLGSSGRWIITGAMAGVGLMTDLQTFRTGGTKAFSLGLAATIVIALLGLAKISL
- the cysK gene encoding cysteine synthase A translates to MDPFVHTQVADLIGKTPVVRLDRLGPSGRAAILAKLEYLNPGGSVKDRIARSMIDAAEAEGRLRPGMGIVEATSGNTGIGLAMICAERGYRLILTMPETMSFERRSLAIRYGAEVVLTPGKEDIPGAVRRARRLVERSPGWIEMRQFENPANPQVHRETTGPEILEATGGNAAALVVGVGTGGTITGVGEFLKERVPGIRIVGVEPAGSAVLSGGPPGLHAIEGIGAGFVPPVLNREVIDEVIPVDDKDAFRMARRLAREESLLVGVSSGAAVLAARQVAKRLSPDQNVVTVLPDTGSRYFSVEEYFKEERDYDESLLL
- a CDS encoding amidohydrolase family protein; protein product: MSLSKVTYVAAKEEPVLHAGYIGTREQRMKDHSIIDYRDCDRQIWEEELSEFVPDRILDAHIHFYWASDFPVPPPQGTRTDAGLATLNDWARVFYPGRRMQYLILGMPVVGIDVGRHVETVRREIEGVPGLRYHRLVTPSCRIRDIERDLRHPQFTGLKPYRTFSVTGDIAQCRIHEFLPHEQMELADHYGLWVTMHLSRFHGCADEWNLDDLTEFTTKRYPGIKWLLAHCARSFTYWPIRQAVERLRDLPNIHYDTSAVTDVRPYITLLTKENPKRIFWGSDGVGAAFFHGHYAALGRAWQHYDADDGVLKYPHCDGRPVLSVYEQLLSLRDAAEIAQLSKSDIEGIFWRNAAEALGVPEDEGFSNGAAT